From a region of the Clupea harengus chromosome 9, Ch_v2.0.2, whole genome shotgun sequence genome:
- the LOC116221771 gene encoding E3 ubiquitin-protein ligase rnf213-alpha-like: MDTSSKNLQFLAVDDSNFHAHILLVGKLQRVKCMAYLRSKDVKQQSFHESCSTLQSDDSKQSLRSSSSSGDHFLKERVVVPLVDTVFLIKKSLQKGILQLQDKANNAHRATKRIEILHGLLHEKYKVSEAFIRILTRRIISLLSVQEKKENWVIAQALSGHFVAEGGSFRHMLWVHLEDTVASALAQILAVIDGDNNLDNLISDQSPEMNNLDNLISDQAPEMAQLWLRIFQGDQWDLLNIPVIQSVFKWLGYTVTLQMCLI, translated from the exons ATGGACACCTCCTCCAAAAACTTACAGTTCCTGGct GTAGACGATAGCAACTTCCACGCCCACAttctcctggtaggcaaactgcagcgggtcAAGTGCATGGCTTACCTGAGGTCTAAGGATGTGAAGCAGCAGTCGTTCCATG AGTCCTGCAGCACACTCCAGTCAGATGACTCAAAGCAGTCCCTGaggtcatcctcttcctcaggagACCATTTCCTGAAGGAGCGTGTGGTG GTCCCCCTGGTAGACACGGTGTTTCTGATTAAGAAGTCTCTGCAGAAGGGCATTTTGCAGCTGCAAGACAAAGCAAATAATGCACACAGGGCAACAAAGCGCATAGAAATTCTCCACGGCTTACTTCATGAAAAGTATAAAG TGTCAGAAGCCTTCATCAGGATATTAACGCGAAGAATCATCAGCCTCCTCTCAGTgcaagagaaaaaggaaaattgGGTCATTGCCCAAGCTTTGTCGGGGCACTTTGTTGCTGAGGGAGGGTCCTTCAG ACACATGCTCTGGGTTCACCTGGAAGACACTGTGGCATCTGCCTTGGCCCAGATCCTGGCCGTCATTGACGGTGACAACAACCTTGACAACCTCATCAGTGACCAGTCCCCTGAGATGAACAACCTTGACAACCTCATCAGTGATCAGGCACCTGAGATGGCACAGCTGTGGCTCAGGATATTTCAAGGAGATCAGTGGGACCTGCTGAACATCccagtcattcagtcagtctTTAAATGGCTTGGATATACTGTAACTCTACAAATGTGCCTTATTTAG